The DNA region GGTGAACTGGTCTCGTGGCTCGTCGAACCCGGCGATACGGTCAGCGAGGACCAGCCAGTCGCCGAGGTCGAGACCGACAAAGCGCTGGTCGAGGTTCCCTCGCCGTACAACGGCACGGTCGCGGAACTTCGTGCCGAGGAGGGTGAAATGGTCCCGGTCGGCGACGTAATTATCACGTTCAACGTCGAGGGCGAGGCGGACGCGGCGGAGGAGGCGAGCGCCGAAACGGAAACCGAAGCAGACGCCGACCAGGCCGAGACGGCCGACTCGAGTTCGACCGACTCCGCGGACGCAGCGGCCGACCCCGAATCGGTCGACGTCCCCGAGGGCCGCATCTTCGCCCCGCCGCGGGTTCGCAAACTCGCCCGCGAGCAGGGCGTCGACATCTCGACGGTCCAGGGCAGCGGCCCGGGTGGCCGGATCACCGAGGGTGACGTCGAGGCGGCCGCGAGTGCAGGTGGCTCGAGTGACGGTGGCGCCGAGGCCGCAGAGACCGCTCCGGCGGAGCCGACCGAGGGCACCGGCGGGGTCGACGCCGCTGCGGGTTCCCACGGCGAGACTGAGCCGGGAGCGGGAACTGGGGCGAGTGCCTCGAGCGCCTCCCCGGTCGAATCGGCCGACCGCGACCGCACGCTGGCCGCTCCCGCCACTCGCCGCGTCGCGGAGGAACAGGGCGTCGATATCAACGCCGTCCCCGCGACCGAAGAGCGCGACGGCGAGGCGTTCGTCACGCCCGAGGCCGTGATGGAGTACGCCGAGGCCCAGCAGCGCGCGCAGGAGGCCGACGCCGCCGAGGTCGCGACCGGCGAGACCGGCCCGCGGGAGACCCGCGAGCCGTTCAAGGGCGTTCGCAAGACCATCGCGAACGCGATGGAGCGCTCGAAGTACACGGCACCGCACGTCACCCACCACGACGAGGTCGATGTAACGAAGCTGGTCGAAACCCGTGAGCGGCTCAAGCCAACCGCCGAAGAGCAGGGCATCCGGCTGACATACATGCCGTTCATCATGAAAGCGGTCGTCGCGGCGCTCAAGGAGTTCCCGGAGATGAACGCGATGATCGACGACGAGAACCAGGAAATCGTCCACCGCAACTACTACAACATCGGCGTCGCGGCCGCGACCGACGCCGGGTTGATGGTACCGGTCGTCGAGGACGCCGACCACAAAGGGATGCTCCAGCTCTCCTCGGAGACGGACGAACTGGTGACGAAGGCCCGCGAGCGCACCATTAGCCCGGACGAACTCCGGGGCTCGACGTTCACTAT from Natronosalvus rutilus includes:
- a CDS encoding dihydrolipoamide acetyltransferase family protein; this encodes MAREFKLPDVGEGVAEGELVSWLVEPGDTVSEDQPVAEVETDKALVEVPSPYNGTVAELRAEEGEMVPVGDVIITFNVEGEADAAEEASAETETEADADQAETADSSSTDSADAAADPESVDVPEGRIFAPPRVRKLAREQGVDISTVQGSGPGGRITEGDVEAAASAGGSSDGGAEAAETAPAEPTEGTGGVDAAAGSHGETEPGAGTGASASSASPVESADRDRTLAAPATRRVAEEQGVDINAVPATEERDGEAFVTPEAVMEYAEAQQRAQEADAAEVATGETGPRETREPFKGVRKTIANAMERSKYTAPHVTHHDEVDVTKLVETRERLKPTAEEQGIRLTYMPFIMKAVVAALKEFPEMNAMIDDENQEIVHRNYYNIGVAAATDAGLMVPVVEDADHKGMLQLSSETDELVTKARERTISPDELRGSTFTITNIGGIGGEYATPILNYPEAGILAVGEIKRKPRVVTDDEGNESIEPRSVMTLSLSFDHRLIDGAEGAAFTNEVMRYLENPELLLLE